Proteins from one Sphaeramia orbicularis chromosome 17, fSphaOr1.1, whole genome shotgun sequence genomic window:
- the LOC115437610 gene encoding chemokine XC receptor 1-like, with product MTQTTVTSPDTSTDGYTDYYTADYDNYYEDEMCMVTSTTEFGSIFNPVFFSIVVILSLFGNILVIVILVKYENLKSITNTFIFNLAVSDLLFTAGLPFFAYNHMYGWTLGEPACKTVNFVFIVGFYSSGILLILMTIHRYVAVMNPLADIVSTKGFHSVLASVIIWAVSVFAASPAITFTGVQNNEYCEYRNSYWSLWGIYQQNVLFIVSSVVFIFCYSQIMCRLLRPTAQRRKSKTLKLIFTLMIVFFICWAPYNIVIFKKSFNYWPRSSSYEPNTCENYRLLEFALNICRLLAFSHCCLNPVFYVFVGVKFKNHLKRLLKGWSHNNNNNNSIRSRQSRHTIISLTSGEEMSL from the coding sequence aTGACGCAAACAACAGTCACATCACCAGATACCAGCACCGATGGATACACAGATTATTACACTGCAGATTATGACAATTACTATGAAGATGAGATGTGCATGGTGACAAGTACCACCGAATTTGGGTCAATCTTCAATCCAGTGTTCTTCTCCATCGTGGTGATCCTCAGTCTGTTCGGTAACATCCTGGTCATTGTGATTCTGGTCAAGTATGAGAATCTCAAGTCCATCACGAATACGTTCATCTTTAATCTGGCTGTGTCAGACCTCCTGTTCACTGCAGGTCTGCCCTTTTTTGCCTACAATCACATGTATGGATGGACTCTAGGGGAGCCTGCGTGCAAAACAGTCAACTTCGTGTTCATCGTGGGCTTCTACAGCAGCGGTATCCTCCTCATCCTGATGACCATCCACCGTTATGTGGCCGTCATGAATCCTCTGGCAGACATTGTGTCCACTAAAGGTTTCCACAGCGTCCTGGCATCTGTGATCATTTGGGCAGTGAGTGTGTTTGCTGCCAGCCCCGCTATCACCTTCACTGGAGTCCAGAATAATGAATACTGTGAATATAGGAATTCTTACTGGAGCTTATGGGGGATTTACCAGCAAAATGTTCTCTTCATTGTGAGTTCTGTAGTGTTCATCTTTTGCTACTCTCAGATCATGTGCAGGTTGTTACGTCCCACAGCCCAAAGAAGAAAAAGCAAAACTCTAAAACTCATTTTTACACTCatgattgttttctttatttgctGGGCACCTTATAACATAGTAATATTCAAAAAGTCATTTAATTATTGGCCTCGTTCCTCCAGTTATGAACCCAATACGTGTGAAAATTACAGATTGTTGGAATTCGCCCTAAACATTTGTCGACTCCTTGCCTTTTCTCACTGCTGTCTTAAccctgtgttttatgtgtttgtgggGGTGAAGTTCAAAAACCATTTGAAGAGATTGTTAAAAGGCTGgagtcacaacaacaacaacaacaacagcatccGCAGCAGACAAAGCAGACATACAATCATTTCATTAACCAGTGGTGAAGAGATGTCACTGTAA
- the xcr1b.2 gene encoding chemokine XC receptor 1 produces MENNSSVSGGDHLVYLCDWPNFETVIGAIFILIFILSVIGNSLILCILTCYENLNDVTNLFFLNLACSDLVFTITLPFYTVYSLHHWVFGDVACKFLTSAYFVGIYSSVILLTAMTVDRFITVVLNWPRNPVKRRRYAIGACAGAWVISIASSLRDAMAVKVEAFDENTFSCEASSETSENNLDYYLQTSLLFFLPFAIIIFCYSAILKTVLTTANRQRRRTVVVVLCIVAAFFICWGPYNTFILISTLYKPVGCYEEERFYIAYSVCRVLAYSHCCMNALLYMLSQKMRRHLLSLLHCENTRRSIRDRGTGQSSSVIQNAAITAQNSADILELKSN; encoded by the coding sequence ATGGAGAACAACAGCAGTGTGAGTGGTGGTGATCATTTGGTTTATCTTTGTGACTGGCCAAACTTCGAGACGGTCATCGGCGCCATCTTCATTTTGATCTTCATCCTCAGTGTCATCGGAAACAGCCTCATTCTATGTATCCTCACCTGCTACGAGAACCTCAACGATGTCACCAATCTGTTTTTCCTCAACTTGGCTTGCTCCGATTTGGTCTTCACCATCACTCTTCCGTTCTACACCGTCTACTCGCTGCACCACTGGGTGTTTGGTGACGTTGCCTGTAAGTTCCTGACATCAGCCTATTTTGTTGGTATTTACAGCAGTGTCATCCTCCTTACAGCCATGACGGTGGATCGTTTCATAACAGTGGTGCTAAACTGGCCACGCAACCCTGTAAAAAGGCGAAGGTATGCAATCGGTGCATGTGCAGGTGCATGGGTCATCAGCATCGCATCTTCTTTGAGGGATGCCATGGCTGTGAAGGTGGAGGCCTTTGATGAGAATACTTTTTCCTGTGAAGCTTCCTCAGAAACCAGTGAGAATAACCTTGACTATTACCTTCAAACATCACTGCTCTTCTTCCTCCCATTTGCCATCATTATTTTCTGCTACTCCGCCATCCTCAAGACAGTTCTAACAACTGCAAACAGACAAAGACGCAGAACTGTAGTGGTGGTCTTGTGCATTGTTGCCGCCTTCTTCATCTGCTGGGGTCCTTACAACACTTTCATTTTGATTTCAACTCTGTACAAACCTGTCGGTTGCTATGAAGAGGAGCGCTTTTACATAGCCTATTCTGTCTGCCGTGTACTTGCGTATTCTCACTGCTGCATGAACGCTCTGCTCTATATGCTTTCACAAAAGATGCGAAGACATCTGTTGAGTCTTTTACACTGTGAGAACACCAGGAGGAGTATCAGAGATAGAGGCACTGGCCAGAGTTCATCTGTTATTCAAAATGCTGCGATTACTGCACAAAACTCAGCTGATATATTAGAGTTAAAATCCAACTAG
- the fyco1b gene encoding FYVE and coiled-coil domain-containing protein 1, protein MASSSVGDNQLQRIIRDLHDAVLELSKEHKECAEPITDDSSNLHKFFYKLEYLLQFDQKEKTTFLGQRKDYWDYFCDCLIKIKGANDGIRFVKSIPELKTSLGKGRAFIRYSLVHQRLADTLQQCLINQKVTSDWYYARSPFLRSHLTADIINHLYELNQIQFDVAARGYDLDADWPTFARQTLGTPAYSWKPPSRCSSVNSLVSSYSHSQAQEFLPIPDLSHNLLGELGELGEPSPCSIAENLRIELDQSELRQQELLVQVQELGKEAAELKGVIKELKGQLLLTQKSSDDTRTSDAIRNSEVGKQEAENHLHTCRETVNSELQVRLTAAENRNMELLSKLDEALKEKGQQTASYCDSAWKIQELLDKLKTAEEERLEAKREAEDRGRHSERLSQELKLREDELKICEEKLAKIKAGAREEREEALRRLEELQGAVGRIQGALTLKEKESGNLRAQLQDLQASLECRERQAEELRKRLQEEREEVEQRWSASSSQNEELESELVDLRKALKNREKELSISSERIKHLEEQLEKLNVDKESLSCKPADNELSSCDQIENLEEYKNQCSDLIEINAKLLQTVRKSEESINELAESKAALLDQLSSLRASEKHLKDRLEMAKMSVEDREKKLIDENLHLEEIIQKAIVQKEESDAKLKRLELENRELTEAQFLVKKELSTTHEEVDILTAKASKLEKNFAVSQKSQADLLDKLQETETKLREQTVQCGLLQARVGELENRTAELHDEKGAAESNEKMQKLHDEHQTSSMETKEAPFRLVIAEAQLELNLREVHRLQEEVVELRAQLMAGTEERMKVQALQEVTEASREDLRVLAEQLKAQVEELNRRHVDEILRSREREESLVRERDGEAQARAGLAAEITASREELHKLKQRYDALCVENSESREALHRANTETAELGVHVCMLTAENEEARLRWESLSTRLQELEEEAAQEAERLSTCIEQLRQENQQLRSQVCMEGDLLETKQLLQDKLSKAQQDAEAVQETSQEEIHTLQFQLSSQAMSHSNEVQALTETLEEAKLQVKTEQGNVASLENKIRELETQNQRYCQQIEEKNIQMAQSENLIQQKENELIHLKGNLSRTEDRLAAAQQACQELSENLQRLTNDRQSIDLKTAAELDDLYRTKINLEERLVELIREKDALWQKTDALEFEQKLRDEETERDVNYCLGCHSQFSFWLRKYTCRLCGRPFCYYCCSNTVTTQQGGSKERCCLDCYNQHSAVVERHPQEEPVNSAPGTPFRRLLQAGRAVTGAGGADEGDKQDDGVFDIITEEEVSGVYDSDSHSLATACSPAHGQQGAAQLSNSNSAGDLTSEDTEDLSTAVQDAEICLLKSGERTLSADFTVDEISSFGDSSRELFIKSSCYSTISFTINSPGPTVTWTFTSEPKSISFSVVYRDSADTPLEQAKVLIPLTRCNSHKETIQGELKVRNPGEYTLIFDNSFSRFISKKVLYHLSLAKPVVYDGSDLL, encoded by the exons ATGGCCTCCTCATCCGTTGGAGATAATCAACTGCAGAGGATAATCAGAGATCTGCATG ATGCTGTGTTGGAGCTGAGTAAAGAACACAAGGAGTGTGCTGAACCTATTACTGATGACAGTTCCAACCTGCACAAGTTCTTCTATAAACTGGAATACCTGTTACAG TTTGAccagaaagaaaaaacaaccttTCTCGGCCAGAGGAAAGACTACTGGGATTATTTCTGCGACTGCCTGATTAAGATCAAAGGGGCTAATGATGGCATCCGTTTTGTTAAGTCTATTCCCGAG CTAAAGACATCACTGGGGAAAGGAAGAGCCTTCATTCGCTACTCACTCGTTCACCAGCGCCTTGCTGACACATTACAACAATGTCTAATAAATCAGAAAGTCACAAG TGACTGGTACTATGCGCGAAGTCCTTTCCTCAGGTCTCATCTCACTGCTGACATAATCAACCATCTCTATGAGCTCAACCAAATCCAATTTGACGTTGCAGCCAGAGGTTATGACCTCGACGCAGACTGGCCAACCTTTGCCAG ACAAACGTTAGGCACGCCGGCTTATTCATGGAAGCCTCCCAGCCGCTGTTCGAGTGTCAACAGTCTGGTTAGCAGCTATTCACACTCACAG GCACAGGAGTTTCTACCCATCCCAGATTTGAGTCACAATCTCCTTGGTGAGCTGGGAGAACTGGGGGAACCATCTCCTTGTAGCATCGCAGAAAATCTCCGCATTGAGCTCGATCAGTCTGAGCTCAGACAGCAAGAGCTTCTGGTACAGGTTCAGGAATTAGGCAAAGAGGCAGCTGAACTGAAAGGAGTAATCAAAGAGCTCAAAGGCCAGTTATTATTAACGCAGAAGTCCTCTGACGACACTCGAACATCAGATGCCATAAGAAACTCAGAAGTAGGTAAACAAGAAGCAGAAAATCACCTCCATACCTGCAGGGAAACGGTGAATAGTGAGCTGCAAGTCAGACTCACTGCAGCTGAGAACAGAAATATGGAGCTTTTGTCTAAATTAGATGAGGCTCTTAAGGAAAAGGGCCAGCAGACAGCTAGTTACTGTGACTCAGCATGGAAAATCCAAGAACTGCTGGATAAACTCAAGACTGCTGAAGAGGAGAGGTTGGAAGCAAAGAGAGAGGCTGAGGACCGGGGGAGGCATTCTGAGCGCCTGTCCCAGGAACTAAAACTCAGGGAGGACGAGTTGAAAATCTGTGAGGAGAAGCTGGCTAAAATAAAAGCAGGGGCTCGTGAAGAGCGAGAGGAGGCGCTCCGACGGCTGGAGGAGCTTCAGGGGGCGGTGGGTCGTATTCAGGGGGCACTGACGTTGAAAGAGAAGGAGTCTGGAAACTTAAGAGCCCAGCTTCAGGACCTGCAAGCCTCACTGGAGTGTAGAGAGCGCCAGGCAGAGGAACTGAGGAAAAGACTgcaggaagagagggaggaggtaGAGCAGAGATGGAGTGCAAGTAGTAGCCAAAATGAAGAATTAGAATCTGAGCTCGTGGACTTGAGAAAAGCACTGAAAAACAGAGAGAAGGAGCTCTCAATAAGTTCAGAGAGAATCAAACATTTAGAGGAGCAGTTGGAGAAGCTAAATGTTGACAAAGAAAGTCTGAGCTGTAAACCTGCTGATAATGAATTATCTTCTTGTGATCAAATTGAGAACCTTGAGGAGTACAAAAATCAGTGCAGCGATCTTATTGAAATAAATGCTAAGCTACTTCAAACAGTTAGAAAGAGTGAAGAGAGCATCAATGAACTAGCTGAGAGCAAGGCTGCTTTGCTAGACCAGCTTTCTTCTTTGAGGGCCTCTGAGAAACACCTAAAGGATAGACTAGAGATGGCAAAGATGAGCGTGGAAGACCGGGAGAAAAAACTTATAGATGAAAACCTGCATCTGGAGGAGATAATTCAAAAGGCAATTGTGCAAAAGGAAGAATCTGATGCTAAATTAAAGAGGCTTGAGCTTGAGAACAGGGAGCTTACGGAGGCACAGTTTTTGGTGAAAAAAGAGTTATCCACAACTCATGAGGAAGTAGACATACTCACTGCCAAAGCTTCAAAGTTGGAAAAGAACTTTGCTGTGTCCCAAAAAAGCCAAGCAGACTTGCTGGACAAACTTCAGGAAACTGAGACTAAGCTCAGAGAGCAGACTGTTCAGTGTGGGCTTCTTCAGGCTAGAGTAGGGGAGCTGGAGAACAGGACTGCAGAGCTGCACGACGAAAAAGGAGCAGCAGAAAGCAATGAGAAAATGCAAAAGCTCCATGATGAGCATCAGACTTCCTCCATGGAAACCAAAGAAGCTCCGTTCAGGCTGGTAATAGCGGAGGCTCAGCTGGAGCTTAACTTGCGGGAGGTGCACAGGCtacaggaggaggtggtggagctCAGAGCTCAGCTTATGGCAGGAACAGAGGAGAGAATGAAAGTTCAGGCCCTGCAGGAGGTGACGGAGGCCTCTAGAGAGGACCTCCGGGTCTTAGCTGAACAACTTAAAGCTCAGGTAGAGGAGCTGAACCGCCGCCATGTAGATGAAATCCTGCGGTCCCGAGAACGTGAGGAATCTCTTGTCCGTGAGCGTGATGGTGAAGCTCAGGCCCGGGCAGGTCTGGCAGCTGAGATAACTGCATCCAGAGAGGAGCTACACAAACTGAAGCAACGTTATGATGCCTTATGTGTGGAGAACAGCGAGTCCAGGGAGGCGCTGCACAGAGCCAACACAGAGACCGCTGAACTCGGTGTGCACGTGTGCATGCTCACCGCTGAAAATGAAGAGGCTCGCCTGCGATGGGAGAGCTTGTCTACAAGGCTccaagagctggaggaggaggcagCACAAGAAGCAGAGAGACTGAGCACCTGCATTGAGCAGTTACGTCAGGAGAACCAGCAACTCCGCAGTCAGGTCTGTATGGAGGGAGATCTGTTGGAGACCAAGCAGCTCCTGCAGGATAAGCTAAGCAAGGCCCAGCAGGATGCTGAAGCTGTGCAGGAGACCAGCCAGGAGGAGATTCATACGCTACAGTTCCAACTCAGCAGCCAAGCAATGAGCCACTCAAACGAAGTCCAG GCTTTGACTGAAACATTAGAGGAAGCGAAATTACAGGTGAAGACTGAACAGGGGAATGTGGCCAGCCTGGAGAACAAAATCAGAGAGCTAGAG ACCCAGAATCAGAGATATTGCCAACAGATTGAGGAGAAAAACATCCAGATGGCCCAGTCTGAAAATCTCATCCagcagaaagaaaatgagttaaTCCATCTGAAAGGGAATTTATCAAG gactgaggacagactaGCAGCAGCACAGCAGGCCTGTCAGGAGTTAAGTGAAAATCTCCAGAGACTCACAAACGACAGGCAGAGCATCGATCTTAAGACAGCTGCCGAACTTGACGATCTTTACCGAACCAAAATCAATTTGGAGGAAAGGCTTGTAGAGCTCATCAG GGAGAAGGATGCTCTCTGGCAAAAGACAGATGCCCTGGAATTTGAGCAGAAACTGCGGGATGAGGAGACGGAGAGGGATGTCAACTACTGTCTCGGCTGTCACAGTCAGTTCAGCTTTTGGCTCCGCAAGTACACCTGCAG ACTGTGTGGGCGCCCTTTCTGTTACTACTGCTGCAGTAACACGGTGACCACACAGCAGGGTGGCAGTAAAGAGCGCTGCTGCCTGGACTGCTACAACCAGCACAGCGCAGTGGTTGAGCGCCACCCGCAGGAGGAACCGGTGAACAGCGCACCAGGGACGCCGTTCAGACGTTTGCTTCAGGCTGGAAGGGCTGTGACCGGTGCTGGAG GAGCAGATGAAGGTGACAAACAGGACGATGGTGTTTTTGACATCATCACAGAGGAGGAAGTGAGTGGCGTCTATGACAGTGACTCCCACTCTCTTGCCACTGCCTGCTCTCCTGCACATGGGCAGCAGGGGGCAGCACAACT AAGCAACAGTAACAGTGCAGGAGACCTCACATCAGAGGACACAGAGGACCTCAGTACTGCTGTTCAGGATGCAGAAATCTGCCTGCTCAAGTCCGGAGAACGCAC ACTGTCTGCTGACTTCACCGTGGATGAAATCTCATCTTTTGGGGACAGTTCTCGAGAGCTCTTCATCAAGTCCAGCTGTTACAGCACCATCTCCTTCACCATAAACAGTCCAGGTCCCACTGTCACCTGGACATTTACCTCTGAACCTAAGAGCATCTCCTTCAGCGTGGTCTACAGGGACAGCGCAGACACTCCACTAGAGCAGGCTAAG GTCTTGATCCCGCTGACCCGCTGCAACTCCCACAAAGAGACAATCCAGGGAGAACTCAAAGTCCGAAACCCTGGAGAATACACACTTATCTTTGACAACTCCTTCTCCAG ATTCATCTCAAAGAAAGTGCTATATCATCTGAGCCTAGCCAAGCCTGTGGTCTACGATGGAAGCGACCTCCTTTGA